The region TAGATAGGCAATCGCGTCAAGATTTTGATCTAAAAATTCGAAGCAATATACCACATTGTACAATGCAGATTGGTCTTCGAGATCTTCTTCAAGACATTTAATAAAGCTTTCTTTTGCCAGTTCCAGATTATCCATAAACAGATATTCCATACCAATTAAGTTATAGACATCGGCATAATCATCGGTGTACTCTAAAGCCGTTTCTAAGTAGGCAACCGCTTTTTCATGCTGGTCACGTTTAGAGCAAATATTGGCTTTTTGAATGTAAATTTCTTCATTAGTAGGTTCAAAGGCATATAGCTCGTTGAGTAATTTCTCCGCTATATCCAGTTTGTCGTCAAATACAAGCATTTCTACTTGAACCAACTTCAATCCCGTCGATTTTGGGTGTTGATCCAGTGCTAGTTTTAATGCTTTTTTTGCCAAAGCGGGCTTACCCATATCTAGATAATGAAGTATGATTTCTTCAAATTCTTCAGAGTCAAAAAAGAGCACTTTGTTTGTTTTTAACATTGACTCAAATTTTGACAGAGATAAGCTATAATCTTCTTCTTCGTTGCTTAATTGCATACTTTGTTTTTTTAGAATTTGGCCTATTTAAAATTAGGCATCCTTGCTGTTGTTATGAAGAAAAAGGAGAATTGTTGTGAACAATTTAATTAACAAATGAAATACAGATTTGTAATTACAGTTTTATGTTAATCAATTTTATTTGACAATTGAACTTCATCCATTACTTCTAACATTATTGCGCAACCTTCCCGTATTTCCTGTTCAGAAATCGTAAGCGGCGGCGTAATTCGAATCGCACATCCTTCAAATAGTAACCAGAATAAAATAAGTCCTTTGTCTTGACATTTTAATATCACTTCATTTGTTATTGCAGCGCTTTTTGTCATAGCCGCAAGCATTAACCCTTTTCCTCTAACTTCTTCTATCAAAGGATGTACCAAAAGTGATTTAAATAGTTTTTCTTTATCTAAGGTCTCGGGCATCAGATTAGTTTCGGTCATTTCTTTCAAGGTGGCTAAGCAGGCTGCCGCAATGACAGGATGACCACCAAAAGTGGTGATATGTCCTAGTTTTGGATTATCACTCAACAAATCCATCATTGCCGTTGAAGCGGTAAATGCTCCTACGGGCATCCCGGATCCCATTCCTTTTCCCATTACAACTACATCAGGAACTACATCGTAATTTTGAAAGCCAAAAAGTTTTCCTGTTCTCCCAAAGCCTGGTTGTATTTCATCCAGGATCATCAAAGCGCCCATTTCGGTGCAACGTTTTCGTACTTTTTTTAGAAAATCATTATGCGGCTGAATAAATCCGGCGCCACCTTGAATGGTTTCTAATACTATTCCAGCTGTTTTGGTTGTTATTTTTTCTAGATCGGCTTCATTGTTAAAAGTGATGAAATCAACATCGGGAATTAATGGGCGGAAAATTTGTTTGCGTTCCTCAAATCCCATGATACTCATTGATCCCATAGTATTACCGTGATAGGCATTGTGGCAAGAAATTAATTGGCTTCTGCCGGTAACGCGTCTCGCTAGTTTTAGAGCACCTTCAATCGCCTCCGTACCTGAATTTACTAAATAAGTTTTGTCCAAAGGTTCGGGGAGGAGCGAGGCCATGAGTTTGCAAAACTCTACTGCTGGGCTTTGAGAATATTCCCCATAAACCATAACATGAGAATATTTGTCCAATTGCTCTTTGATGGCTTGGTTTACTCTTTCCGGTTGGTGTCCTAGTGTGCAGGCGGAAACGCCCGCTACAAAATCCAAGTATTTTTTATTGTTAGAATCGTAAATATAAGAGCCTTTTGCGTAGGATACTTCCATACCCAATGGATGAGGGGAAGTTTGTGCTTGGTATTTAATGAAATCGTTGTTCATGTTTGTTTTTTTTAACCGAAAAGATTTTTGCAAAGTTCTCGAAATTTTCAGGTATTGATTAAAACTGAATACTGCCGATTGATAACTGCCTACTTTTTCTTCTTCTTTTTGTCATAGTTCAATGTTTCCTTTCGTATTTTCATCGGAACATTTTCTTTGGCATCTTCGGCTTTTCCTTCTTTAATTAATTTATCATTAAGTTCGTTTTCTTCTAGCGGAAAAATATCCTCTTTGGATTTAATCCTTTCGTCGCCACGCCAGAGGAGTCCTTTTAATTTTCTACCGTTTTCAGGTAACTCTTCTTCTGGGAAGATATCGCCATCAACTTGATTAAAAAAAGTAATTGTTTCAACAGCATTATTCTCTATAATTAGATTGATTTTGCTGCTTACATTTTTGTTGATACCAATGAGCTCCTGTGCATCATTTCGCATATAATAAACGACTTCGGCGTTTTTTACGATGTCTACATCATGGAGTTTTCCTTCTTTGAATTTTCCATAGAGATTGAGTCCTTTTACTTGATTATAGCCGGTTCCCAGAGTATCTTTCGAGACTAGAAAAGTATTGTTGAGGACTTTTAGGGAATCGAGTTGCTGTGTCGTATTGTTGCCTATAAGATGCATGATGTCTCCCGTAATCTGGTTTTCGCCATTCCATAATATAGGGTTTCCTATCAATTTGGTCAAGGCTGTTTTTGAACTCGAATGAATAGAATCGCATTTGCCGCTCATATCGGTTTTGAAAAAGCGAACATTGTTGAAAGCTCGAATAATGCGGTTTCCTTCTTTACCGGTAACCATCAATTTCTTTCCATGAATGTAAACCGAGTCGTTTTGGACAAAATTGATGGCTACGGCTCTTTTGGTAACATACATCGAATCTACTTTCTTATAAAGCTCTGCATAATGCCCTTTTACAACTCCACGATTGATGGAATCGGTTATTTTTACATTGCGTGTGGCTGAAGCAAATTCCCGTCCTCGATCATAATATAAACTGTCGCCTTCAATTAATCGATCTTCATATTTGATATAAGATTTTCGAAGAAAATGCCCTAGATTTTTTTTGGTGTCGTAAAATCCTTTTTCGGTATAGATATAATTTTTCTTGCTTGTAATGGTCGAGGGACCAAAAAGATAAGAATGGCCTGAATTGCTAAAGTAATCCAAATGATTGGATTTAATCACATAGGTTGGATTTGTAATGGTAACGGCCGTCAGGAATTGGAACTTTTTTTGTTCGACATAGTATTTTCCGGACTTAGAAGTTAAGGTGTTTTCTTTATTGTTAATGACTCCCTTAGTATTGTAATATACTTCTTGTGTGTTTCGGTTAAAGTTGATGGTATCTGTGGCCAAAGTAGCATCGGGCGAGCTCATAACGGCGTCTCCGGTGGCAAAGGCTTGCTTTAAGTTACCGTTGTATTCAGCATATCTACTGTTGAGATAAAGGGTGTCACCTTGAACTAATTGTACGTTTCCGAAAGCTTTGATGTAATTTTCTTTTTGGAAATAATACGCTTTATTGCAGGTTAGTACAATTCCGTCATGATTTACAATTACGTTTCCTGTAAGTAAAAAAGCATCGGGAATTTCGATCTGATTTACATCTGCATAATCAGAATGTTCAATGATAATTTTTTTTGGACTTTGAGCCCAAATACTTTTTGAACAAAGTATCAGTAAACTGTAACAGATGAAAAATAGTGATTTATTCAATGGATTTATTTTTCGTCAAATTTATGAAAAAGGAAACAAACCCAATTCATATTAGCATTTATTTATAAAATAGGAAAAGCGAAGAACTTTTTGTTTTTAGAATGATGAAAAGAAGATTTTTACGGCTTCAAACAGACATTTCTAAAGGAATGTAAACTTTAATTTTTAATAAAATAATGCTGATGCTATAACAAGGTTATCGGCATCAGCATTATTTTATTATAATTGGAATCTGTTAGTATTTCCTTCTTAGGGCGGCTTCGTAATTTTCGCCTACTTTTTTCCAATTGATTACATTAAAAAATGAGTCAATGTAGTTTTTTCGTCTGTATTGGTATCCTAAATAATAGGCATGTTCCCAGAGATCCAGAGCTAAAATAGGTGTTCCCGGAACGACTGCGTTTCTCATTAAGGGATTGTCTTGATTTTGTGTGCTGGTAATCTGAAGTTTTTTCGATTTGTCAACAACTAGCCAAACCCAAGCTGAACCAAATTGTTTAGTTGATTCGGCCTTGAAAGCGGAAACGAAATTTTCATAAGATCCAAAATCTCTGGTGATTGCGGTTGCCAAAGTGTCTTTGGGAGTGCCACCAGCATTAGGAGCCATAGATTTCCAGTATAGAGTGTGATTGTAGTATCCTCCAGCATTGTTTCTTAAATCGGCATTGTTAAGATCCATTTTTGCTAAGATATTTTCTATAGTTTCATTCTCTAAAGCAGTTCCTGCTAATACATTATTAAGATTGTTGGTGTAGGTTAAGTAATGTTTTGAGTAATGCATTTCCAACGTTAAAGGGGAGATTGTTGGTGCCAAAGCATCGTAAGGATAAGGCAATTTTTCCAGTTGAAAAGAGCCTTCACTGGCCCTGACATCATCAGGAAATCCAATTGATATTTTTTCTTGGGCGGTAGGTAATGGGACTTCTACAACTTCAGTGAATTTTTTGTCGTTACATGAAACTAAAAAACTTAGCAATAATAAGACTGTAAGTATAAAGTTTAATTTTTTCATTTTACTACTGTTTTTTCGAAAGAGAATTGATGGTTTCTATATATTGTTCTTTTGCTTCTTCGGCCGAAAGATGACTAATTTGCATCCAAGCATTGATTTTGAAAGCATCTCTCAAGTGAAAGGAAGCTGTTTGTTTTGGTTCTACTGTTCCAAAAGTCGCCTGTTTGTAATAGGCATAGAGACGCAACTGCACATCTTGCGGTAAAGACGCTTGAGTCATTTTGGAAGCTGTTTCCACAGCTTCCTGAAATCGAGTATCTAAATCTTTTTCGATCATTATCCTTTGGTTGCAATAACAGTTTTTCCTCCTGTTGCTGTTTGATTTAATACAACGTTTATAGGCGTGCCTAAAGGTAAGAATACATCTACTCTGGATCCAAATTTAATGAAACCAGCATCTGTTCCTTGTACAACCTGCATTCCTTCTTGGGCATAATTCACAATTCGTCTGGCTAATGCTCCTGCAATCTGACGGTAAAGAACTGCTCCGAAAGTATTGTTTTCAATAACTACAGTTGTTCTTTCGTTTTCTTCACTCGCTTTTGGGTGCCATGCTACAAGGAATTTTCCTGGATGGTATTTGCTGAATTTTACGATGCCACTAAGCCCGTAGCGCGTTACATGCACATTTATTGGCGACATGAAGATGGATACTTGTATGCGTTTATCTTTAAAATATTCTCCCTCATAAACCTCTTCAATCACAACTACTTTTCCGTCAACAGGAGCCAAAATTTGGTTCTCGTTTAAAATAACGGTTCTTTTTGGATTTCTGAAAAATTGTAAAATAATTACCAATAATAGGAAAGCACTAATCTGAATTAGTTTTTTTAGCCAAATTGTGTCAATAAAATTGTCAGATAATAATAGTACAATAGCTGTAAAAATAATACCTAGTAAAATAGTCTTGGTTCCTTCTTTATGAAACATAATTTAAAATTTGATAAAATAAAAATACAATTGGTGCTACAAATATAACACTATCTAGTCGATCTAGAACGCCTCCGTGGCCGGGCATTATTTTTCCGCTGTCTTTTACCCCAGCAATACGTTTGAATTTGGATTCGATTAAATCACCGATAGTCCCGAAAATACCAGCTATCAAAGCAATCATAGTCCAGATTAAAATAGATTTTTCGCTGAAATTAGGATTCGGTTTGATGTATAATTTTGAAATTAAAAAGCCTGCAAAAACGGCAAAAGCCACTCCGCCAACAAAGCCTTCAATGGTTTTTTTTGGAGAGATACGCTCCAGTAGCTTATGCTTTCCAATGGATTTTCCTACTAGGTATGCAAAGGTATCATTAGTCCATATAAGGATGAACAATCCAATAATGATTTTAGGATTATAATCATTTATTCCGAATGAAATTTTGACTATAAAAACAAAAGGAAGTACAATATATCCTAATAAATAAATGTATTTGGAGAGTTTGCTCAAGGATTGAATGGTATCATTGAATAAAAAGTCGATGCACTTTATTGATATTAATAAGGTGATGACAAGTAAAATGGTATTCAGCTGGGAGATATTAACGATAAGTTTAATGTCGTGTTCTAGGATTCCATTGATGTAGTTTTCGGTTTCTGTTTTATAAAAGCTGATCAAAGCGATTGTGGTATAAAAGAGGGAACCAAAAATAAGAGGTAAAACTTTATTAATTTGAACTAAATTACAGAATTCATAAATTGCAATAATTAGGAAAACACCAAATAAGCTAATAAAACTTTCAGTAGAAAATAGGATAGAGGCTAATAATAATAGAATATAGACGGCACCAGATAGGGCTCTCTTAAGTGTTTCATTCATCTTAAAGATCTTCTAAAAGCAATAAATAAAGATTTTTGGCAGAACTGCCATATTGAGTAAAGTCTTCTTCTTTTGCTTTTTCAAAATATTTTATAGCGGTAATGTTCGTTGGATAATCTCTTTCGTATTTCCTTTTTATAGCGCTAAGGCTATCACTTTTCATGGCAAGAATTTGACTCGTTCTAGCTAGAACAATGATGTCAACAGGAAGTTCGTGCGGTTTGTGTTGCTTGATTTGTTTTGAAGAGAATAGTATTGATCCTTCTTCGGCAATTAAATTTTCGCAGCTCGCAAAAAGGAATTTTGGATTTGTAGGTTTATCGTAACTAAGTTTATTTTCTTCTAATAGTTTATGAAGTTGTGGGTCATAACAAAGCACTTCTTTTTCATACCAATCATTTTCTTCTAGAATATTTTCAAACTGTTCTTTTACTTCATCCAAATTTTCACAGTATAAAAACTTACCTCCATTTTTTTTAAAATTAAAGATAAACTGCTCGTCAATTGACATGGAATTGTCAATTGGTGATTTGTTATATTCGTTTTCAGTTTCTTCTTCTGAAGCCGGATTAATAGAACCAAAAAATTTTCTAAAAAGACTCATATTTTTATTAAGGTGCTTTATGTATTGTTTGAATAACGTCCAAAGATAAAAAAATCTTAATTCAAAAGTGGCTTTTGAATTAAGATTTTAAAAACTATTAAAAATAAGATGTTTTAAGAGACTACTTCATCAAGGTTTTTGTCAAAGGTTCTTTTTCCGAAAATTGCTTCTAGGTCATCTTTAAATATAACTTCTTTTTCGATTAAGATATCAGCAAGCTGATTTAACTTGTCTTTGTTTTCTTCTAAGATTTCAATTGCTCTTTGATATTGACCTTCAATAAGTGCTGAAATTTCATTGTCTATGACTTTAGCAGTTTCGTCTGAATAAGGTTTAGAAAAACTGTATTCACTTTGTCCTGATGAATCATAATAGGTGACATTTCCTATTTTTTCATTCAATCCATAGATAGTAACCATCGCACGAGCTTGTTTGGTCACTTTTTCTAAATCACTTAAAGCGCCAGTTGAAATTCGGTTAAAAGTAACTTTTTCAGCAGCTCTTCCGCCCATAGTAGCACACATTTCGTCTAGCATTTGATCTGGACGAACTATTTGACGTTCTTCGGGTAAATACCAAGCGGCACCTAAACTTTGTCCACGAGGAACAATAGTTACTTTTATTAATGGTGCGGCGTGTTCTAACATCCAGCTCACAGTAGCATGTCCCGCTTCGTGAATAGCAATGGCTTTTTTCTCCTCTGGAGTAATAATTTTATTTTTCTTTTCTAAACCACCAACAATTCTATCTACAGCATCCAAGAAATCCTGTTTGTCAACGGCTGTTTTATTGTATCTGGCAGCGATTAGAGCGGCTTCGTTACATACATTAGCAATATCAGCACCTGAAAAACCAGGAGTTTGTTTAGCAAGGAAATCCAAGTCAAGGCCTTCTACTTTTTTCAAAGGAGCAAGGTGTACTTGAAAGATTTCGGCGCGTTCGCGAATGTCTGGTAAGTCAACAAAAATTTGTCTGTCAAAACGACCGGCACGCATTAAAGCTTTGTCTAATACATCGGCTCTGTTTGTTGCTGCTAATACAATTACGTTTGAGTTGGTCCCAAAACCGTCCATCTCAGTAAGTAATTGGTTTAAGGTATTTTCTCTTTCGTCGTTCCCTCCTGACATATTACTTTTGCCTCTGGCTCTACCTACAGCGTCAATTTCATCAATGAAAATGATAGCTGGAGATTTTTCCTTGGCTTGTTTAAATAAGTCACGCACACGTGAGGCACCTACACCTACAAACATTTCAACAAAGTCAGAACCTGACAAGGAGAAAAAAGGAACTTGTGCTTCACCGGCAACGGCTTTGGCTAATAAAGTTTTACCAGTTCCAGGAGGTCCTACAAGTAGGGCT is a window of Flavobacterium acetivorans DNA encoding:
- a CDS encoding acyl-CoA-binding protein, which translates into the protein MIEKDLDTRFQEAVETASKMTQASLPQDVQLRLYAYYKQATFGTVEPKQTASFHLRDAFKINAWMQISHLSAEEAKEQYIETINSLSKKQ
- the ftsH gene encoding ATP-dependent zinc metalloprotease FtsH, whose product is MAKENNPNPNKFKISPWLVYTAILLIFLFISFITGSSSLQEPAQLTSSKFNAYLEKGQIEKVIVYNKTEAEVFLKTEALKDKEHQKVAKDIFDRPNKGPQYTFEIGNDQIFQTKLEKAVAEGKLKDFNFLAKSNWSDILISLLPIIIIIGVWIFIMRKMSGGGAGGGGQIFNIGKSKAKLFDEKTDIKTTFKDVAGLEGAKEEIQEIVEFLKNPEKYTNLGGKIPKGALLVGPPGTGKTLLAKAVAGEAQVPFFSLSGSDFVEMFVGVGASRVRDLFKQAKEKSPAIIFIDEIDAVGRARGKSNMSGGNDERENTLNQLLTEMDGFGTNSNVIVLAATNRADVLDKALMRAGRFDRQIFVDLPDIRERAEIFQVHLAPLKKVEGLDLDFLAKQTPGFSGADIANVCNEAALIAARYNKTAVDKQDFLDAVDRIVGGLEKKNKIITPEEKKAIAIHEAGHATVSWMLEHAAPLIKVTIVPRGQSLGAAWYLPEERQIVRPDQMLDEMCATMGGRAAEKVTFNRISTGALSDLEKVTKQARAMVTIYGLNEKIGNVTYYDSSGQSEYSFSKPYSDETAKVIDNEISALIEGQYQRAIEILEENKDKLNQLADILIEKEVIFKDDLEAIFGKRTFDKNLDEVVS
- a CDS encoding phosphatidate cytidylyltransferase, producing the protein MNETLKRALSGAVYILLLLASILFSTESFISLFGVFLIIAIYEFCNLVQINKVLPLIFGSLFYTTIALISFYKTETENYINGILEHDIKLIVNISQLNTILLVITLLISIKCIDFLFNDTIQSLSKLSKYIYLLGYIVLPFVFIVKISFGINDYNPKIIIGLFILIWTNDTFAYLVGKSIGKHKLLERISPKKTIEGFVGGVAFAVFAGFLISKLYIKPNPNFSEKSILIWTMIALIAGIFGTIGDLIESKFKRIAGVKDSGKIMPGHGGVLDRLDSVIFVAPIVFLFYQILNYVS
- a CDS encoding aspartate aminotransferase family protein, with product MNNDFIKYQAQTSPHPLGMEVSYAKGSYIYDSNNKKYLDFVAGVSACTLGHQPERVNQAIKEQLDKYSHVMVYGEYSQSPAVEFCKLMASLLPEPLDKTYLVNSGTEAIEGALKLARRVTGRSQLISCHNAYHGNTMGSMSIMGFEERKQIFRPLIPDVDFITFNNEADLEKITTKTAGIVLETIQGGAGFIQPHNDFLKKVRKRCTEMGALMILDEIQPGFGRTGKLFGFQNYDVVPDVVVMGKGMGSGMPVGAFTASTAMMDLLSDNPKLGHITTFGGHPVIAAACLATLKEMTETNLMPETLDKEKLFKSLLVHPLIEEVRGKGLMLAAMTKSAAITNEVILKCQDKGLILFWLLFEGCAIRITPPLTISEQEIREGCAIMLEVMDEVQLSNKID
- a CDS encoding superoxide dismutase; this encodes MKKLNFILTVLLLLSFLVSCNDKKFTEVVEVPLPTAQEKISIGFPDDVRASEGSFQLEKLPYPYDALAPTISPLTLEMHYSKHYLTYTNNLNNVLAGTALENETIENILAKMDLNNADLRNNAGGYYNHTLYWKSMAPNAGGTPKDTLATAITRDFGSYENFVSAFKAESTKQFGSAWVWLVVDKSKKLQITSTQNQDNPLMRNAVVPGTPILALDLWEHAYYLGYQYRRKNYIDSFFNVINWKKVGENYEAALRRKY
- a CDS encoding lactate utilization protein, with amino-acid sequence MSLFRKFFGSINPASEEETENEYNKSPIDNSMSIDEQFIFNFKKNGGKFLYCENLDEVKEQFENILEENDWYEKEVLCYDPQLHKLLEENKLSYDKPTNPKFLFASCENLIAEEGSILFSSKQIKQHKPHELPVDIIVLARTSQILAMKSDSLSAIKRKYERDYPTNITAIKYFEKAKEEDFTQYGSSAKNLYLLLLEDL
- a CDS encoding phosphatidylserine decarboxylase family protein, translating into MFHKEGTKTILLGIIFTAIVLLLSDNFIDTIWLKKLIQISAFLLLVIILQFFRNPKRTVILNENQILAPVDGKVVVIEEVYEGEYFKDKRIQVSIFMSPINVHVTRYGLSGIVKFSKYHPGKFLVAWHPKASEENERTTVVIENNTFGAVLYRQIAGALARRIVNYAQEGMQVVQGTDAGFIKFGSRVDVFLPLGTPINVVLNQTATGGKTVIATKG
- a CDS encoding OstA-like protein, which translates into the protein MNKSLFFICYSLLILCSKSIWAQSPKKIIIEHSDYADVNQIEIPDAFLLTGNVIVNHDGIVLTCNKAYYFQKENYIKAFGNVQLVQGDTLYLNSRYAEYNGNLKQAFATGDAVMSSPDATLATDTINFNRNTQEVYYNTKGVINNKENTLTSKSGKYYVEQKKFQFLTAVTITNPTYVIKSNHLDYFSNSGHSYLFGPSTITSKKNYIYTEKGFYDTKKNLGHFLRKSYIKYEDRLIEGDSLYYDRGREFASATRNVKITDSINRGVVKGHYAELYKKVDSMYVTKRAVAINFVQNDSVYIHGKKLMVTGKEGNRIIRAFNNVRFFKTDMSGKCDSIHSSSKTALTKLIGNPILWNGENQITGDIMHLIGNNTTQQLDSLKVLNNTFLVSKDTLGTGYNQVKGLNLYGKFKEGKLHDVDIVKNAEVVYYMRNDAQELIGINKNVSSKINLIIENNAVETITFFNQVDGDIFPEEELPENGRKLKGLLWRGDERIKSKEDIFPLEENELNDKLIKEGKAEDAKENVPMKIRKETLNYDKKKKKK